One region of Miscanthus floridulus cultivar M001 chromosome 19, ASM1932011v1, whole genome shotgun sequence genomic DNA includes:
- the LOC136525240 gene encoding putative FBD-associated F-box protein At5g53635 isoform X2 encodes MDRISALPDELRQRILTHLPLKDAIRTGALARGWLDLWKGRWAHRASLEVHLCSRNDPRRELDALAREPRPRCRLDRFSLIVDMSKLKSSELQGFLDYAAECGVEDLHVETRNATAEEKLNFHLPLSSPSLAWLSLRRIRVSSMHVKGARPFHALEVIRLHSVHIGEMVFSKMMSLCPGLLTLDLRDCSCHGFYLYAIPTNLRSISVTECLGFICLNVKRLPSLRSFRYSGDFLEDPFRLPRKSFLTSDEGSSRLPNLSLNSLREL; translated from the exons ATGGACCGCATCTCTGCGCTGCCGGACGAGCTGCGGCAACGCATCCTGACGCACCTCCCCCTCAAGGACGCCATCCGCACGGGGGCGCTCGCGCGCGGGTGGCTCGACCTGTGGAAGGGCCGGTGGGCGCACCGCGCCTCCCTCGAGGTGCACCTCTGCTCCCGCAACGACCCACGGAGAGAGCTGGACGCGCTGGCGCGCGAGCCGCGACCGCGCTGCCGCCTCGACCGCTTCTCCCTCATCGTCGACATGTCCAAACTCAAGTCCTCGGAGCTCCAGGGCTTTCTCGACTACGCCGCCGAGTGCGGCGTCGAGGACCTCCATGTGGAGACGCGCAATGCGacggccgaggagaagctcaacTTCCACCTGCCGCTGTCGAGCCCGTCCCTCGCGTGGCTCTCGCTCCGCCGCATCCGCGTCTCCAGCATGCACGTCAAAGGCGCCCGGCCGTTCCACGCTCTCGAGGTCATCCGGCTCCACTCAGTTCACATTGGCGAGATGGTTTTCTCAAAAATGATGTCGCTGTGCCCTGGCCTCCTCACTCTCGACCTGCGCGACTGCAGCTGTCACGGCTTTTACTTGTATGCCATTCCTACGAACCTGAGGAGTATTAGCGTCACGGAGTGTCTTGGATTCATCTGTTTGAACGTCAAACGTTTGCCTAGCCTCCGATCTTTCCGCTACAGTGGTGACTTCCTCGAGGACCCCTTCAGACTCCCACGGAAG TCTTTCTTGACAAGTGATGAAGGAAGTTCTCGTTTGCCCAATCTCAGCTTAAACAGTTTGAGAGAGCTATAG
- the LOC136525240 gene encoding putative F-box/LRR-repeat protein At5g54820 isoform X1 yields the protein MDRISALPDELRQRILTHLPLKDAIRTGALARGWLDLWKGRWAHRASLEVHLCSRNDPRRELDALAREPRPRCRLDRFSLIVDMSKLKSSELQGFLDYAAECGVEDLHVETRNATAEEKLNFHLPLSSPSLAWLSLRRIRVSSMHVKGARPFHALEVIRLHSVHIGEMVFSKMMSLCPGLLTLDLRDCSCHGFYLYAIPTNLRSISVTECLGFICLNVKRLPSLRSFRYSGDFLEDPFRLPRKVRLADLYIRFAYSVSIKYNARMLSNSLPKDLSGLNVLTICSNDLPSFLTSDEGSSRLPNLSLNSLREL from the exons ATGGACCGCATCTCTGCGCTGCCGGACGAGCTGCGGCAACGCATCCTGACGCACCTCCCCCTCAAGGACGCCATCCGCACGGGGGCGCTCGCGCGCGGGTGGCTCGACCTGTGGAAGGGCCGGTGGGCGCACCGCGCCTCCCTCGAGGTGCACCTCTGCTCCCGCAACGACCCACGGAGAGAGCTGGACGCGCTGGCGCGCGAGCCGCGACCGCGCTGCCGCCTCGACCGCTTCTCCCTCATCGTCGACATGTCCAAACTCAAGTCCTCGGAGCTCCAGGGCTTTCTCGACTACGCCGCCGAGTGCGGCGTCGAGGACCTCCATGTGGAGACGCGCAATGCGacggccgaggagaagctcaacTTCCACCTGCCGCTGTCGAGCCCGTCCCTCGCGTGGCTCTCGCTCCGCCGCATCCGCGTCTCCAGCATGCACGTCAAAGGCGCCCGGCCGTTCCACGCTCTCGAGGTCATCCGGCTCCACTCAGTTCACATTGGCGAGATGGTTTTCTCAAAAATGATGTCGCTGTGCCCTGGCCTCCTCACTCTCGACCTGCGCGACTGCAGCTGTCACGGCTTTTACTTGTATGCCATTCCTACGAACCTGAGGAGTATTAGCGTCACGGAGTGTCTTGGATTCATCTGTTTGAACGTCAAACGTTTGCCTAGCCTCCGATCTTTCCGCTACAGTGGTGACTTCCTCGAGGACCCCTTCAGACTCCCACGGAAGGTCAGGCTTGCTGATCTCTATATTCGGTTTGCTTATTCAGTATCAATCAAGTACAATGCCAGAATGTTGAGTAATTCTCTCCCGAAGGATTTATCTGGCCTCAACGTTCTCACCATCTGTTCCAATGATCTCCCG TCTTTCTTGACAAGTGATGAAGGAAGTTCTCGTTTGCCCAATCTCAGCTTAAACAGTTTGAGAGAGCTATAG